In one Conger conger chromosome 5, fConCon1.1, whole genome shotgun sequence genomic region, the following are encoded:
- the olfml2bb gene encoding olfactomedin-like protein 2B: MSKLVPVYVVWCLALACSSVSPNEVAGDKLDDVTPEQDGELNGDYETLEDDMDNQENIMTQLLGDYDKVKALSEGSDCRCKCVVRPLSRSACRRIEEDSAKAQDFYTVETLTSGSDCKCACIAPPSALNPCEGDFRFKKLQDAGKDDIKISTIMDLLEGALYGMDLLKLHSITTKLLNRVENIEKTVSQNHTEQTVMTGAEEQVQTPVKESSTQPRSDKKKRMPMPPLQRDAAATDTEHKKEHEEKFVGTQGPSRPLLKRSQPERVMEEELRVEEHQKQAQVRPGMVIRGITYYKSSMEEDQDMDEHPVVAAVEEVVSGDGSVDLVLDHLLLKRKHTVPRANERERVKTKQPADPATTADRGQTSDIGSALPAYIPSATYENWSNIALLESSAEETHGTIAPPTTTTTAPLPTPTTILQTAAAATEATTTTSAPPQETTGETESPTSTHLTASPTTTSTARPAKDVAAAKPKYRISWTESPTEEAMSMEPTKTPGECKDTLASISDPVTHNTYGKQEGAWMKDPKSLENKIYVANYYFGNILLEFPDMETFRKGQPSNSYKLPYNWIGTGHMVYNGAIFYNRAYSRDIIKFDLKMRYVAAWTTLHDAAFEEDTPWQWRGHSDIDFAVDESGLWMIYPALDEEAFHQEVIVLTKVNPTDLSIQKETTWRTGLRRNFYGNCFVVCGVLYAIDSFDRARANISYAFDTHTNTQMIPRLPFANSYSYNTYIDYNPKERVLYAWDNGHQVTYNLVFAY, from the exons ATGTCTAAATTGGTGCCGGTGTACGTTGTTTGGTGCCTTGCGCTCGCTTGTAGTTCAGTCTCTCCGAATGAGGTGGCGGGCGACAAGCTAGATGATGTAACTCCTGAACAGGACGGTGAGCTGAATGGGGATTACGAGACGCTGGAGGACGATATGGACAACCAGGAAAATATCATGACTCAG CTACTGGGTGATTATGACAAAGTGAAAGCGCTGTCGGAAGGGTCTGACTGCAGGTGTAAATGTGTCGTCAGACCCCTCAGCAGGAGCGCGTGCCGGCGAATCGAGGAAGATAGCGCCAAGGCGCAAGACTTTTACACCGTGGAGACTCTCACTTCGGGGTCGGACTGCAAGTGCGCCTGCATTGCCCCTCCCTCCGCTCTGAACCCCTGCGAAGGGGATTTCAGGTTCAAGAAGCTACAAGACGCCGGGAAGGATGACATCAAA aTATCAACCATTATGGATTTGCTGGAAGGAGCTCTTTATGGAATGGATTTGTTAAAGTTGCACTCCATCACGACAAAACTTCTCAATCGAGTTGAAAATATTGAAAAG ACTGTGtcccagaaccacacagagCAGACGGTGATGACTGGGGCAGAAGAGCAGGTCCAGACCCCGGTAAAGGAGAGCAGCACACAACCGCGATCAGACAAGAAGAAACGCATGCCTATGCCCCCGCTCCAGAGGGACGCTGCCGCCACTGACACAGAACACAAG AAAGAGCACGAGGAGAAGTTTGTGGGGACACAGGGCCCATCCAGACCCCTCCTGAAGAGGAGCCAGccggagagagtgatggaggagGAGTTGAGGGTGGAGGAACATCAGAAGCAAGCTCAGGTCCGACCAGGGATGGTAATCCGGGGGATAACCTATTACAAGTCCAGCATGGAGGAGGACCAAGACATGGACGAGCACC CTGTGGTGGCGGCAGTGGAGGAAGTTGTCAGTGGTGATGGATCAGTGGATTTGGTGTTGGACCATCTGCTCCTCAAGAGGAAACACACGGTCCCCAgagccaatgagagagagagggtgaagacTAAACAGCCTGCGGATCCGGCCACCACAGCAGACAGAGGGCAGACCTCTGACATCGGCTCAGCCCTGCCCGCCTATATTCCTAGCGCTACATATGAAAACTGGTCAAACATTGCTCTGCTGGAAAGTTCTGCAGAAGAAACGCATGGAACCATCGCACCGCCCACCACTACAACAACGGCACCACTTCCAACCCCCACTACCATTCTCCAGACTGCTGCTGCAGCCACTGAAGCCACCACGACCACTTCTGCTCCTCCACAAGAAACCACTGGGGAAACGGAATCGCCGACCTCCACTCATCTGACTGCATCGCCGACCACGACTTCCACAGCCCGGCCAGCCAAAGATGTCGCAGCGGCTAAACCCAAGTACCGAATCAGCTGGACCGAGAGCCCAACAGAAGAAGCCATGAGCATGGAGCCAACAAAAACTCCTG GTGAGTGCAAGGACACCCTGGCCTCCATCTCCGATCCTGTGACCCACAACACATACGGCAAACAGGAAGGAGCATGGATGAAGGATCCAAAGAGCCTTGAAAACAAGATCTACGTCGCAAACTACTACTTTGGAAACATCCTGCTGGAATTCCCGGACATGGAGACCTTCAGAAAAG GACAGCCCTCCAACTCCTACAAGCTTCCATACAACTGGATCGGCACAGGTCACATGGTCTACAATGGGGCCATCTTCTACAACCGAGCTTACTCACGTGACATCATCAAGTTCGACCTGAAGATGCGCTACGTGGCAGCGTGGACCACACTACACGATGCGGCCTTCGAGGAAGACACGCCCTGGCAGTGGCGCGGCCACTCGGACATCGATTTTGCCGTGGACGAAAGCGGGCTGTGGATGATCTACCCGGCCCTAGACGAGGAGGCTTTCCACCAGGAGGTGATTGTCCTGACTAAGGTGAACCCCACGGACCTCAGCATACAGAAGGAGACCACCTGGAGGACGGGCCTGCGCAGGAACTTCTACGGCAACTGCTTCGTCGTCTGCGGCGTCCTGTACGCCATTGACAGCTTCGACCGGGCGAGAGCCAACATCTCTTACGCcttcgacacacacacaaacacgcagatgATACCCCGACTACCCTTTGCCAACAGCTACTCCTACAACACATATATTGACTATAACCCCAAGGAGCGGGTCCTGTATGCTTGGGACAATGGTCATCAGGTCACCTACAACTTAGTTTTTGCCTACTGA